The region CTATTGGCTGACCTGAATCATATAGTTTTAACCTATTTATTTGGTTTTGTGCCATTTGTTTCGCCTCTTTTGATAACTTCCATTTTTTCATCCATAAGTTAGGTGTGACATTAGGTATTTCATAACCTATAAAAGCTATAAATTCAGTAACACCAGCTTTAAAAGGATATGTACCTTTTCGTTTAAGTGTTTGAAGAATTTGCTCATCATCCTGAAACAAGGGCAGTTCCTGATTCAAGCCTAGTGTACCAAACAGTTCAATCCCTTTTTTTACATTTGACTGAATTAACAGCTTTCCAAATTCCATAGTAATTCTCTCTACGGCAATGTTATTTAAAAGAGGTTTTAGTTTTAGAATAGCTTTTGCCGCCTCCTCATCTAATGAAAAGCCTAATTGAGATACAAACCGTACAGCACGCATCATCCTAAGAGGATCCTCTTCAAAACGTTCAATAGGATTCCCAACAGTTTTAATGACACCCTTTTGTAAATCTCCTTGCCCATTAAAAGGATCTATTATTTTTGAATTTTCATCCATTGCCATTGCATTGATAGTAAAATCTCTTCTGGCCAAGTCTTTTGAAATATCCTGAACAAACAAGACACTTGATGGATGACGATAATCTTCATATTTTCCTTCCATGCGAAAAGTAGTTACTTCATATTTGTT is a window of Bacillaceae bacterium S4-13-56 DNA encoding:
- a CDS encoding CCA tRNA nucleotidyltransferase; the protein is MDQVFKSALPILQKLKEAGFESYFVGGAVRDLLLDKPISDVDIATSASPEIVTKLFENVVPIGIEHGTVLVLLEDNKYEVTTFRMEGKYEDYRHPSSVLFVQDISKDLARRDFTINAMAMDENSKIIDPFNGQGDLQKGVIKTVGNPIERFEEDPLRMMRAVRFVSQLGFSLDEEAAKAILKLKPLLNNIAVERITMEFGKLLIQSNVKKGIELFGTLGLNQELPLFQDDEQILQTLKRKGTYPFKAGVTEFIAFIGYEIPNVTPNLWMKKWKLSKEAKQMAQNQINRLKLYDSGQPIELCIYELNPQEVEIFGNLLSRIKSSPQMEKVKVAYQNLPIKSRKELSINGNDLLSLFPTQSPGPWIEQLLKKIESQIVLGKVPNQKSEIKDWIRKWKLHESS